A single region of the Candidatus Tenderia electrophaga genome encodes:
- a CDS encoding cysteine sulfinate desulfinase has product MKTLYFDYQASTPVSDEIMLKMQPYFAEFFANPHASDHVLGWKSAAAIESAAQQIACLIGVDNDEVVFTSGATESNNLALLGLAKRAVLKGSQRKRILLSSIEHKCVLSVGRILERQYGFTVESIPVDNNGHINLGDLEQQLGDDVLVASIMAVNNEIGSMQNITSLSEAVRAYGAVFHCDASQAPIAMNMKNFGHNVDLLSLSGHKMYGPKGIGVLYIRRELQDSIEPLIYGGGQQQGLRSGTLPTPLCVGMGAAAEYMCTNQLDRLRNELRIRRDKFATMLTTLSWDTNLYGPPMDHRHPGNISIGFPGFNAQDILAVLQPNIAASTGSACTSGIPEPSHVLKAIGLTSEDADSVIRFSIGFETTDLELTEATRMIDGALTKLSNISPTI; this is encoded by the coding sequence ATGAAAACACTGTATTTTGACTATCAAGCGTCTACACCTGTCTCAGACGAAATTATGCTCAAAATGCAACCATATTTCGCTGAATTCTTCGCTAACCCGCACGCATCAGATCACGTGCTTGGCTGGAAATCTGCGGCTGCGATCGAGAGCGCAGCGCAACAAATTGCCTGTCTCATCGGTGTCGATAACGATGAAGTAGTCTTTACCTCCGGGGCTACAGAGTCGAATAATCTGGCGTTGCTAGGCCTAGCCAAACGTGCTGTCCTCAAAGGTTCTCAGCGAAAGAGGATTCTTCTGAGCTCCATAGAGCACAAATGTGTTTTATCCGTTGGACGCATTCTGGAACGGCAATACGGATTTACCGTGGAATCCATACCTGTAGATAATAACGGCCATATTAACTTAGGCGACCTAGAGCAGCAGCTCGGAGATGATGTGCTCGTGGCCTCCATTATGGCCGTTAACAATGAAATCGGCTCCATGCAGAATATCACTAGTCTATCGGAGGCCGTTAGAGCTTATGGGGCTGTTTTTCATTGCGATGCATCCCAAGCGCCTATAGCCATGAATATGAAGAATTTCGGTCACAATGTTGATCTGCTAAGTCTATCTGGCCATAAAATGTACGGCCCCAAGGGTATTGGCGTACTTTATATTCGCCGTGAATTACAGGATAGCATCGAGCCATTAATATACGGAGGTGGTCAGCAACAAGGATTACGATCAGGCACTTTGCCTACACCGTTATGTGTTGGAATGGGGGCGGCCGCCGAGTATATGTGTACAAACCAGTTGGATCGATTGCGTAATGAATTACGTATTCGTCGAGATAAATTTGCGACAATGCTCACAACACTATCGTGGGACACTAATTTATATGGGCCCCCTATGGATCATCGTCACCCTGGAAACATTTCGATTGGCTTTCCCGGATTCAATGCGCAAGACATACTTGCAGTACTTCAGCCAAATATTGCAGCCTCAACCGGCTCGGCATGTACGTCGGGAATTCCGGAGCCGTCTCACGTGCTTAAAGCCATCGGCTTAACCAGTGAAGACGCAGACTCAGTTATACGGTTTAGTATTGGTTTTGAGACTACAGATTTAGAGCTGACTGAGGCTACAAGAATGATTGATGGGGCGCTAACTAAGCTATCAAACATCAGCCCAACAATCTAG
- a CDS encoding ATP-binding protein, producing the protein MALVDQVAIARRFLKSIRIDTDFGDKNALDGFICPQSSADILISMAQHASDAGQGAFTWTGPYGSGKSSLAIALSALLNGNQELQKEAAKVFGRKLTNAIWKAFPTGSKGWRVLPVVGRRDDPVEVLGEALKEAGYVVRRPKGGWTEGHVVDGLMDIATSKPRTHGGLILFVDEMGKFLEASAQDGSDVYIFQQLAEAASRSNGRFLFVGVLHQAFDEYAHRLSHELRDEWAKIQGRFVDLPVNTIGEEQIDLISRAIEYNNVAPRAKDQSKAVAKIARKDRSQDADRLAEMLKNCWPLHPVVACLLGPISRRRFGQNQRSIFGFLNSAEPNGFQDYLRSADEEDLYTPSKLWDYLRANLEPSILASPDGHRWALAAEALERCEALGGDGFLVDLLKTIAVVDLFKERSGLVPSFGLIQTCFPDVSAKDLKAALERLDKWSLTIFKKFQNAHAIFAGSDFNIDQAVGVALDEIDELDFDALKSLAGLQPILAKRHYHETGAMRWFDVNITPAKDVMDVATRFKPKNGVIGEFLLVVPTEGEEEGHVKTLCRDAAKLSDQWDIVAGYSPRAWSVVMLARELLAHDKVNNDHPELAGDPVARREVTARLADLQAQLETELTKSLDKAEWCRKHHSTKHYRQSDLNSLASDLAERRYDQCPKLHNELLNRQKPSSSAIAGQNALLRHMITREGEPRLGIDGYPAEGGLYASLLEATGLYSETKDGWRFVAPSDNEADTYRLFPAWNAAIQYIKKNKKRSVAISELYALWAEQPYGIKDGLMPVLSVAFILTQRENLAIYREGIFRARFDDVDVEYMAKDAETIQLRWMDLNKISRRMLSDMADVVRDLDEKNELKHLQPIDVARGLVAIYEKLPNWTKRTMRLSARAIQVRDIFKRARDPNKFLFDDIPALVNSKKTDISDRDDIRNIVSIVKEGLQELVQAYPLMVHRQRDMLLAELQVPNLSRQSLLELRERAENVKELAGDFRLDAFVGRLAQFEGDDEGFEGIASLAANKPPRDWVDPDMDRASIELADMAQKFLRAETFTRIKGRPEKRQAMAVLVGMEGRPAPLLEEFDVIDSDRDAINDLIDRVSKTLDSVDTNSRSIILAALAELSARYMQAPEVEKRKTGNGKVA; encoded by the coding sequence GTGGCGTTAGTTGATCAAGTTGCCATCGCCCGACGTTTTCTAAAATCCATTCGCATTGATACGGATTTCGGCGATAAGAATGCTCTTGATGGGTTCATCTGTCCGCAATCTTCCGCCGACATTCTTATATCGATGGCCCAGCATGCCTCTGATGCCGGGCAAGGCGCTTTTACGTGGACCGGCCCTTACGGCAGCGGCAAATCTAGTCTGGCAATCGCGCTGAGTGCATTGCTCAATGGCAATCAGGAGTTACAGAAAGAGGCGGCAAAAGTCTTTGGACGTAAGCTCACCAATGCCATATGGAAGGCGTTTCCGACTGGCTCAAAAGGTTGGCGTGTTCTACCGGTTGTAGGCCGGAGAGACGATCCCGTCGAGGTTCTTGGAGAAGCCTTAAAAGAAGCAGGATACGTTGTCCGTCGCCCCAAAGGGGGCTGGACAGAAGGGCATGTGGTCGACGGCTTAATGGATATTGCGACGAGCAAACCTAGGACGCATGGCGGCTTAATCCTGTTTGTAGATGAAATGGGGAAATTCCTTGAGGCGTCTGCGCAGGATGGTTCGGATGTTTATATTTTCCAGCAACTCGCAGAGGCTGCCTCCCGAAGCAATGGCCGTTTTTTGTTCGTCGGTGTTTTGCACCAAGCCTTTGACGAATATGCACACCGTCTTTCACACGAGCTTCGTGATGAATGGGCGAAAATTCAGGGACGCTTTGTTGACCTGCCAGTCAACACAATCGGCGAAGAACAGATAGACCTGATATCTCGTGCGATTGAATATAATAATGTGGCTCCTCGCGCTAAGGATCAATCTAAAGCTGTTGCCAAGATAGCTCGAAAGGATCGCAGTCAGGATGCCGACCGTCTAGCGGAGATGCTAAAAAATTGTTGGCCGCTACATCCGGTTGTTGCCTGTCTGCTCGGACCGATTTCCCGTCGCCGGTTTGGTCAAAACCAGCGCAGCATTTTTGGTTTTCTCAATTCGGCAGAACCGAATGGCTTTCAGGACTACTTACGTTCGGCTGATGAGGAAGACCTCTATACACCTTCGAAACTTTGGGATTACTTACGCGCCAATCTGGAGCCTTCCATTCTCGCCTCGCCGGATGGTCACCGTTGGGCGCTCGCCGCAGAAGCATTGGAGCGCTGTGAAGCTTTGGGAGGTGATGGATTTTTAGTTGATCTTCTAAAAACGATAGCCGTGGTTGATCTCTTTAAAGAGCGCTCCGGTCTCGTTCCAAGTTTTGGGCTCATCCAGACATGCTTTCCTGATGTTAGTGCGAAGGATCTCAAGGCTGCACTGGAGAGGCTGGATAAATGGTCCCTGACTATTTTCAAGAAGTTCCAGAATGCACACGCCATTTTTGCCGGTAGTGACTTCAATATTGATCAAGCCGTAGGCGTGGCACTCGACGAAATTGATGAGCTTGATTTTGATGCACTCAAATCATTGGCAGGGTTACAGCCCATTCTGGCTAAACGCCACTACCATGAAACCGGTGCTATGCGGTGGTTTGATGTGAATATCACGCCAGCCAAAGATGTCATGGATGTGGCGACTCGCTTTAAACCCAAGAATGGCGTCATCGGCGAATTCCTGCTTGTGGTGCCGACCGAGGGTGAAGAGGAAGGGCACGTTAAAACACTTTGCCGGGACGCAGCCAAATTGAGCGACCAATGGGACATCGTGGCAGGCTATTCACCACGAGCCTGGTCGGTTGTAATGTTGGCCCGCGAATTATTGGCGCATGATAAAGTGAATAATGATCATCCGGAGCTAGCGGGTGATCCTGTTGCGCGGCGAGAGGTCACAGCAAGACTTGCAGACTTGCAGGCACAGTTGGAAACCGAACTCACGAAGTCCCTCGATAAGGCCGAATGGTGCCGAAAACATCATTCTACAAAACACTATCGCCAGTCTGATCTGAATAGCCTCGCCTCCGATCTAGCAGAAAGACGTTATGATCAATGTCCAAAACTTCACAATGAGCTTCTGAACAGACAAAAGCCCTCCAGTAGTGCTATTGCAGGGCAAAACGCTCTCTTGCGGCACATGATCACAAGAGAGGGCGAACCACGTTTGGGAATTGACGGTTATCCGGCAGAAGGCGGTCTTTACGCCTCGTTGCTGGAAGCCACAGGGCTGTACTCAGAAACAAAAGACGGGTGGCGCTTTGTAGCTCCCTCCGATAATGAGGCGGATACATATAGGCTCTTTCCTGCCTGGAATGCAGCCATCCAGTACATAAAGAAGAATAAAAAACGCTCGGTTGCCATCTCAGAGCTTTATGCTCTCTGGGCGGAGCAGCCATACGGGATTAAGGATGGATTGATGCCGGTTCTGTCGGTCGCGTTTATTCTCACTCAGCGGGAGAATCTTGCTATCTATCGGGAAGGTATTTTCCGTGCGCGGTTTGATGATGTCGATGTTGAGTATATGGCCAAAGATGCCGAGACGATCCAACTGCGCTGGATGGACCTGAATAAGATTTCACGTCGCATGCTATCCGATATGGCCGACGTTGTACGAGACCTTGATGAGAAAAACGAACTAAAACACCTACAGCCGATTGATGTAGCCCGTGGTCTTGTGGCGATCTATGAAAAATTGCCGAACTGGACGAAACGGACAATGCGTCTTTCAGCAAGAGCTATTCAAGTCCGCGACATTTTCAAGCGCGCGCGTGACCCGAATAAATTTTTGTTTGACGATATCCCTGCACTGGTCAATTCCAAAAAAACCGACATATCCGACAGAGACGACATTCGTAATATCGTCTCGATAGTGAAGGAAGGGTTGCAGGAGTTGGTGCAGGCATATCCTCTTATGGTTCATCGGCAAAGGGACATGCTTCTTGCCGAGCTACAGGTTCCTAACCTTTCACGTCAGTCTCTCTTGGAGCTTCGTGAGCGGGCTGAGAATGTTAAAGAACTTGCCGGAGATTTCCGTTTAGATGCTTTTGTCGGGCGCTTGGCTCAATTTGAGGGAGATGATGAAGGCTTCGAGGGCATTGCAAGTCTTGCAGCAAACAAGCCGCCCAGAGATTGGGTTGACCCGGATATGGATCGAGCATCTATCGAGCTAGCGGATATGGCGCAGAAGTTTCTCAGAGCCGAAACTTTCACACGGATCAAAGGACGCCCGGAAAAGCGCCAAGCGATGGCGGTTTTGGTTGGAATGGAAGGCAGACCGGCCCCGCTACTGGAAGAGTTTGATGTGATCGACTCGGATAGGGATGCCATTAACGATCTTATCGACCGGGTTTCGAAAACGCTTGATTCAGTTGATACCAATAGCCGAAGCATTATTCTTGCCGCCTTGGCAGAGCTGAGCGCCCGGTATATGCAGGCTCCCGAGGTGGAGAAACGAAAAACAGGAAACGGAAAGGTCGCATAG